TCTTTCAAGACGGGTGCATTCTGATCCACATGTGGCTTCATGTTCAATGGGGCCATCGGAATGAGGGCGTGCTGGATTGGTGATAATCATTTGCTAAATGGCCTGTCTTCGCAGAATCTATCAGGCCTGAGAATAGGGAGGAATTGGCTTTATCAGATCTGTTGAGTCAAGGTTCACTGAAAGCCGACCGGAGAGGAGGAAGTTCCTTATGAGTCATTTCAGCGAACGCTCTTAAAAAACAGAAAGGGGAAAAGTATGAGGGTCATCTACAGAGGAGATCTGGACGGTGTAGTATGTGCGACAATCCTGATGGACTTGGGCCTGTGCGATAAACTTGTGCAAATCCATCCCAAGGACATGCAAGATGGAAAGGTAGACGTCACCAGTGAGGACATCATCTGCAATCTCCCCTATCATCCAAACTGCAACATGTGGTTCGATCACCATTCAAGTGAAATCGACCGGACAGAACTGCCTGCCGACTTCAAAGGATTAGTCGACGTAGCCCCCAGCGCTGCCGGATTGGTGTACAAGTACTTTCTCACAGAACATCCTGAGTTGGGGAAATACGATCAGCTGGTTCATGATACGGATCTGGTTGACAGTGCGAACCTCAGTATGAATCAGGTCAAGAATCCCACTGGCGCTGTTCTCTTGGGTTTCTTGCTCGATCCACGCACCGGTTTGGGACTAATCCATGACTTCGCCATCAGCAATTATCAGTGGGTGTCACAGGTTCCCGAGTTACTTACAAAACACTCCGTGGGTGAGATTTTGGAAATGTCTGATTCCCAGGAACGAATCAGGAAATACCACGAAATGCAGAAGGAAGCCGGCGAGTTTTACTCTGAGAATAGCCACCTTGATGGGAACGTTATTTTGACGGACGTTCGAGGCAAGAAGATTCCTCCGGCCAATCGTTTCTTGATCTACACCCTGCCAGGTCTTGACCGGGGAAACATTTCCGTGAGGATCGCCGACGGAAAGAAAGGAGAGTTTGACACCATTTCCGTGGCGCATTCTATCTTTGTCAGAACGTCTACCGTTGACGCCGGGAAGCTGTGCATGAAACACGGAGGGGGTGGCCACAAGGGCGCGGCCACCTGTCAACCTTCCCTTAAGGAGAGCGACAGAGTGTTGAGGGAGATTGTCGAAGCATGCAGGGAGTCAGGTTGAAACTGAAGGGACACGTCAAACATCAAGATATGAGGAGGTGATATGAGAGTCATCTATCGAGGTGATCTGGATGGAACAGTCTGCGCAGCCATCCTCGAGGAAGTGGGGCTGTGTGACGAATTGAAACAGGCTCATCCGAAGGATATGCAGGAGGGAAGAGTTGATGTTTCAGACCAGGACATCATTTGCAATCTGCCTTATCATCCTAACTGCCACATGTGGTTTGACCACCACTCCGGGGAAATTGATAGGACGCGGCTTCCGTCAGATTTCAAGGGGCTCGTGGAAGAGGCTCCCAGTGCCGCAGGCCTGGTGTACAAATACTTTTTGCCGGACCATCCCGAACTGAGAAAACTCGGGGAAATTGTTCGTGATACCGACCTGGTCGACAGTGCCAATCTGACGCTGGAGCAGGTCAAAGAGCCTCAGGGAGCAATCTTGCTCGGGTTCCTTCTCGATCCACGCACCGGTCTGGGATTAATTCATGATTTTGCCATCAGCAATTATCAGTGGGTGTTGCAGGTCCCCCATTTACTCACAGAGCATACGGTAGATGAAGTTCTGGCGATGCCCGACACCCAGGAACGGATCATGAAGTACCACGAGCTGCAGGAGACAGCCGCCGAGTTCTACTCGGAAAATTCCTACCTTGATGGAAATGTCATTGTCACGGATGTCAGGGGAAAGAAAATTCCCGCTGCCAACCGGTTCTTGATCTATACGCTGCCGAGTTTGGAAGAGGGTAACATTTCTGTTAGAATTGCCGATGGCAAGAAGGGAGAGTTCGACACTATTTCGGTTGCCCATTCCATTTTTGTCAGGTCCTCCACAGTTGATGCGAACGAACTCTGCAGAAAGTACGGTGGTGGCGGTCTCAAAGGTGCGGCGACCTGCCAGCCTCTACTGGATGAGAGCGATAAGGTTTTCAAAGACATTGTAGAAGCCTGCAAGGAGTGAAATAGGGTCACATCTTTGATAAATTAAGTATTGACAAGATCTCTCTACCCGCCCTTTATTTGTCCATAACTTTTGTTCTGAGCCATCATTTCTCGTAATCGAGGGGCAGCCAACATGGCAAGACCTTTACGCACCCCGCCCGAGCGGGACAGGTAGAATGTCCCGGAGCGTATTTCCATAATAGCGGACAGAGTTTGATTTAGATATTCACAAGATAGGCAAAAACCCCGAGAAGAATCAAGATGAGACCAGTCACCCTTTTTTCTCGGTGTTCCAAGAAGTTCCATTTCAGTTTTTCGATTCCTTTCAGGGCTGAATTGACTAAAAGAACCATCCCCAGAACGGTTGTGACCAAATAGACCGCAGTTACAGTCATAATTCCCAGCCAACCAAGGGAACTTGCGAAGAAATAATAGGCCTCTATTTCAATACATGGTGAAAAGAACATCGCCATAGTCAGAGAGGTAATAATGGCAGATTTCGATCTCCGGGAACCCACTTGATTGACCTCCAAATGATGTTTCAGGTGGGAATCCTTCACATCAATCATCAGGTAAACAGATCCGAGACCTACCAGGATAATAGGTGCGACAATGTGTGTGATGAATGCGTATGAGGATGACAACCTGTAACCCATCAGACCGATGACAATCCCGATCAGGATGGTGCTGGCTGTATGGGCAAAACCCGCCATAGCCGTTACACCCAGCGTTTCAGTTCGTGTCCATTTCTCCGCTCTCCCAATTGCGACCAAAGGAATCCAATGGTTGGGAATTAGAGCGTGAACGACACTCAAAATGAAACTACCGATAAATATTTGTAGGAAACCAATCGACATTGATGAGATTATTCAATTGACGTAATCGCTTGCTCCAACTGCATCATAACTACTTGGTCGGTTTCATTCTGTAACGCTTTGTTTAACGCGTTAAGAAATGTCTTTTGCTGTGTGCACTAATCGTATGTGATCCCGTTTGCTTTCTCCGTCAGAATCTTCCAAAGTACCTCCAACATTTCTTCTTGTTCGATCCGTTTACCATGCTCAGCCTCAACGGTGACGTGCAGCGCTCCAAGGTTCACACAGTAATCGCTTAGCATTCCCCGGTCTGGCGGATGTTTTGCCCTGAGGGCGACATTATGACCCAAGGAGGATAAGGCAGTAAACAGACTATCAGCAGTGACAGAAAAAAAATTGTCCGGGTCCCCCTGGCGATTGAGATACACTTCCTGGGTATCTTCTCCGTACCATTCTCCGGGATAAAAATCGTTGATCGTCATTTTGTATGGCGTATTGTTGTGAATTGCGATGATGACCATACCTCTTTGAATATTGAGCAGATCCACAATCGTGTCCCGGAAGGCCGCAGCGATGGCAAAGACTCTATCGGTGTTATTGTGGTAGTATTCGAGAGAGGCGCGCAGCCCCGCATCTGAAAACATACGGTTGGGATCGAACCGGTATAGCACACCCTCCAAACGTACTACCACTTCCCGGCCACGACCATGCCGTAACTCGATCAACCGACCACCGTGCTTTTCGATGAACGCCAGGCCCGCTTCGGCAGCGGTATTCTCGTTGTCATGGAGGTTCAGAAGCGTGACGTCTGCGCCGGGCTCTTCATACATATCCACCCACACTTTCTCTTCACCCAGAAATAAAGTATGCGTAGTCTTCGACACGGACTGCGTAAACCCAGCCTGCGCCACTAAATAGAGCAGACCGACCAAGTAGACATGGCTGTTTGGTTTCATCTGTGAACAATACTTTGATTCAACCCGATCCTAATTAACAGAAGGCCTGCCAAGAATCCTTGCGTAGATTTCCGATTGATCGCTTCTACCTCACTATTTTTAAGGGTAGATATTTCAACTAAACAACAATTGACAATCAGTTATCTTGCGGTATCCGTCCTCATTTTCGATTTCCACTGTGGCATGATGAATATTCGCCTGTTCACACAAATCGTTCACATCACTCTTGACCCTTACATATTCATTGATCGGTGTTTCATCGGAAACCACAGCACGGGTTGAAAGAATAGCAGTGCTATTTGTAGACAGTCCACCGATGATTTCCTCCAATTTAGGTTTTTATTTCTGTTTCGATTTCGACGGAGAACCATTTATGAAGGGCGGGA
This genomic stretch from Candidatus Neomarinimicrobiota bacterium harbors:
- a CDS encoding exopolyphosphatase, which gives rise to MRVIYRGDLDGVVCATILMDLGLCDKLVQIHPKDMQDGKVDVTSEDIICNLPYHPNCNMWFDHHSSEIDRTELPADFKGLVDVAPSAAGLVYKYFLTEHPELGKYDQLVHDTDLVDSANLSMNQVKNPTGAVLLGFLLDPRTGLGLIHDFAISNYQWVSQVPELLTKHSVGEILEMSDSQERIRKYHEMQKEAGEFYSENSHLDGNVILTDVRGKKIPPANRFLIYTLPGLDRGNISVRIADGKKGEFDTISVAHSIFVRTSTVDAGKLCMKHGGGGHKGAATCQPSLKESDRVLREIVEACRESG
- a CDS encoding exopolyphosphatase — translated: MRVIYRGDLDGTVCAAILEEVGLCDELKQAHPKDMQEGRVDVSDQDIICNLPYHPNCHMWFDHHSGEIDRTRLPSDFKGLVEEAPSAAGLVYKYFLPDHPELRKLGEIVRDTDLVDSANLTLEQVKEPQGAILLGFLLDPRTGLGLIHDFAISNYQWVLQVPHLLTEHTVDEVLAMPDTQERIMKYHELQETAAEFYSENSYLDGNVIVTDVRGKKIPAANRFLIYTLPSLEEGNISVRIADGKKGEFDTISVAHSIFVRSSTVDANELCRKYGGGGLKGAATCQPLLDESDKVFKDIVEACKE